Proteins from one Fragaria vesca subsp. vesca linkage group LG6, FraVesHawaii_1.0, whole genome shotgun sequence genomic window:
- the LOC101306365 gene encoding F-box/kelch-repeat protein At3g06240-like, translated as MSSFNIPEEIVIDILLRLPSKSLVRFTCVCKSWQDLIRSSSFARSHLNRNTARRSHRYLYAYHRSTTDHEPAKHYQHSLFSVETFEPCLNLRHPLWTGKQFRIYGSCNGLLCISDKNLRSNSPICIWNPSIQKFRVLPNIGTPLRLKSTYRLIWNPIRKSCIRKSHARLSFGFDPQLNDYMVVRIVESELSNLVEVVEVYTLSTNSWKRIRVTPPWSNSIYIHMGSAFLNGIEYWTAKTCSGYKIAAFDTRSKQFQELMVPKEDSIWLLLVRVCQESLCFFHYYEGSIDLWMMKEQCLNKVGKAHLPEKGGYPVPLISSSMDNELVIMHQYRDEHGLEFDQMAIFNIESRQSIRTGIRLERKDFGYFDGGSYIESLVLLSD; from the coding sequence ATGAGTAGTTTCAACATCCCTGAAGAAATCGTGATCGATATCTTATTGAGACTACCCTCAAAATCACTCGTTCGGTTTACGTGTGTTTGCAAGTCATGGCAAGATTTGATTAGAAGCTCAAGTTTTGCTCGATCACATCTTAATAGGAATACAGCAAGACGTTCCCATAGATATCTGTATGCTTACCATCGCTCCACCACAGATCATGAACCTGCAAAACATTATCAGCACTCTCTTTTCTCTGTTGAAACATTTGAGCCGTGCTTGAATCTAAGACATCCCTTGTGGACTGGAAAACAATTCAGAATATATGGTTCATGCAATGGCCTTCTGTGCATCTCCGACAAGAATCTTCGTTCGAATAGTCCTATATGCATATGGAACCCATCTATTCAGAAGTTTAGGGTTCTTCCAAATATTGGGACGCCTTTGCGCCTTAAAAGTACTTACCGTCTCATATGGAACCCTATTCGGAAGTCATGTATCCGTAAAAGTCATGCCCGTCTCTCGTTTGGATTTGATCCACAGCTTAACGATTACATGGTTGTGAGGATTGTCGAATCCGAATTGTCTAATCTTGTTGAGGTAGTTGAGGTTTATACCCTCAGCACAAACTCATGGAAGAGGATTCGGGTAACCCCTCCTTGGTCAAATTCCATTTACATTCACATGGGAAGTGCATTTTTGAATGGAATAGAATACTGGACTGCTAAGACATGTTCAGGATATAAGATTGCTGCATTTGATACGAGGAGTAAACAATTTCAAGAACTCATGGTGCCAAAAGAAGATTCCATTTGGTTGCTGCTAGTGCGAGTGTGCCAAGAATCACTTTGCTTCTTTCATTACTATGAGGGATCCATTGACTTGTGGATGATGAAAGAACAGTGTTTGAACAAGGTGGGTAAAGCACATTTACCCGAGAAAGGAGGGTATCCGGTTCCACTGATCAGCTCTAGCATGGATAATGAACTAGTCATCATGCATCAGTATAGAGATGAACATGGATTGGAATTTGACCAAATGGCTATATTTAACATTGAATCCAGGCAATCTATTAGAACTGGGATTAGGTTGGAGCGGAAAGATTTCGGCTACTTTGATGGCGGTTCGTACATTGAAAGTCTGGTTTTGCTCAGTGATTAA
- the LOC101306075 gene encoding TMV resistance protein N-like, protein MDTFMDYNLERGEEIAPALLKAIERSVISVVVFSENYASSRWCLDELVHILECKKKYCGRHVIPIFYETVVSDIRHQSGSYELEERFKDRTETERLQWKVALIKAANLSGFESTSFRDDAQLVEEVVQLILTYLSYESTSYELNGFVGAGSRVEQIESLLCIVPQDDRVRSVVIWGMGGIGKTTLANAVFLRLSSQFDACCFLPDVREGSETQKDLKDLRNKLLHDLLGDKTLDIQSKTIDRTTAVKLSRKRVLVVLDDVDKSSQLEMLAGRDVTFGSGSRIIITTRDMQRVREMEVLKKGGNYDVEIYEVRKLNDDEARQLFKLNTSAGIYSELDSTNLVTSLVAYAAGCPLALKIWSSLSNELSWDEMTKSVNEDMGSIYRVSYDVLRKNEKEIFLDIACFHKGKQINDVRGHLNCRRLSVDSGVADLIRRSLIELRDNCLWMHDVIQEMGREIVREKCPEEPGNRSRLYNLKDICHVLENDTGTATIETISIRSYVLNSLKLTPRVFGKMYNLTFLDLYGFGRFGKLELPEGRLESLPNVLRYLSWPNFPLETLPSKFSPSCLVELHMPYSKLQTPWNKDQNPWNLKKIDLSYSAKLVDVPYLTACLESINLQGCESLVHVPNLSESLNIVSINLQECKKLVEVPSYFEKLHKLTVLNLKGCLLLKCIPEMPSNMEILLIGGQKSTIDYRTKDLMELSALPSSIWSLKKLVELDLNWCYHIKNLPSSIQMLQSLTSLDLSRTSIEVLPGIFRAYGMCEDSPFKSNED, encoded by the exons ATGGATACCTTCATGGATTACAATCTTGAGCGGGGAGAAGAAATCGCCCCTGCCCTTCTAAAAGCAATCGAGAGATCTGTTATTTCCGTGGTCGTTTTCTCAGAAAACTATGCTTCTTCTCGATGGTGCCTGGACGAACTTGTGCATATACTGGAATGCAAGAAAAAGTACTGTGGACGACATGTGATACCCATCTTTTACGAAACAGTTGTATCAGATATACGACACCAGAGCGGGAGTTATGAGCTTGAAGAACGTTTCAAGGATAGAACAGAGACTGAGCGTCTTCAATGGAAGGTTGCTTTGATCAAAGCGGCTAATCTATCTGGGTTTGAATCAACTTCGTTCAG GGATGATGCCCAATTAGTCGAGGAAGTTGTCCAGCTTATTTTGACTTATCTGAGTTATGAGTCCACGAGTTATGAATTAAATGGTTTCGTTGGAGCTGGAAGTCGAGTTGAGCAAATTGAATCCTTACTATGTATTGTTCCTCAAGATGATCGTGTTCGCTCTGTAGTTATTTGGGGTATGGGAGGTATTGGGAAGACCACCCTTGCTAATGCTGTTTTTCTCCGTCTTTCTTCACAATTCGATGCTTGCTGCTTTCTTCCAGATGTTAGAGAAGGTTCTGAAACCCAGAAAGACCTAAAAGACTTGCGAAACAAGCTTCTTCATGACTTATTGGGGGACAAAACTCTTGATATCCAGAGCAAAACTATAGACCGTACTACAGCAGTGAAACTCAGCCGCAAAAGAGTCCTAGTTGTTCTTGATGACGTTGACAAGTCAAGCCAATTAGAGATGTTAGCTGGACGTGATGTTACGTTTGGCTCAGGAAGTAGAATCATAATAACAACTAGAGATATGCAACGAGTTAGAGAGATGGAAGTACTGAAGAAGGGAGGTAACTATGATGTTGAGATATATGAGGTTAGGAAATTAAACGATGATGAAGCTCGTCAGCTCTTCAAGTTGAATACCTCTGCAGGTATTTATTCTGAATTAGATTCTACGAATTTGGTAACAAGCTTGGTAGCTTATGCTGCAGGCTGTCCCTTGGCCCTTAAAATCTGGAGTTCCTTGTCCAATGAACTTTCTTGGGATGAGATGACAAAATCTGTAAACGAAGACATGGGGAGCATTTATAGAGTGAGTTATGATGTCTTGAGAAAAAATGAGAAGGAAATATTTCTTGACATCGCTTGTTTCCACAAAGGGAAGCAAATAAATGATGTAAGAGGACATTTAAATTGCCGCAGATTATCTGTGGACAGCGGAGTTGCTGATCTTATTCGTAGGTCTCTCATAGAACTAAGAGATAATTGTCTATGGATGCATGATGTGATACAAGAAATGGGCCGCGAAATCGTCCGTGAAAAATGTCCTGAAGAGCCTGGAAACCGCTCCAGGTTATACAATCTTAAGGACATCTGCCATGTATTGGAAAATGATACG GGAACTGCAACAATTGAAACCATCTCCATACGCTCCTATGTGCTTAATAGTTTAAAGTTGACCCCTAGAGTTTTTGGAAAGATGTACAATCTAACATTCCTAGATCTTTATGGGTTTGGACGGTTTGGCAAATTGGAACTTCCTGAAGGCCGTCTCGAGTCTCTTCCTAATGTCCTTAGATATCTGTCCTGGCCGAATTTTCCTTTGGAAACTTTGCCATCAAAGTTCTCTCCAAGCTGTCTTGTTGAGCTTCATATGCCCTATAGCAAACTCCAGACACCATGGAATAAAGACCAG AACCCTTGGAACCTAAAAAAAATCGATCTTAGCTACTCAGCGAAGCTGGTTGATGTTCCATACCTCACAGCGTGTCTTGAGAGTATCAATCTTCAAGGCTGTGAAAGTTTGGTTCATGTTCCAAATCTCTCGGAGAGTCTAAACATTGTGAGTATAAACCTTCAAGAGTGCAAGAAGTTGGTTGAGGTTCCTTCATATTTTGAAAAGCTTCACAAGCTTACTGTTCTAAATCTGAAGGGGTGCCTGCTTCTAAAATGTATTCCAGAGATGCCAAGCAATATGGAAATTTTACTTATAGGTGGTCAGAAATCAACAATTGATTATCGCACCAAGGATCTGATGGAATTGTCTGCATTGCCTTCATCAATTTGGTCTCTTAAGAAGCTTGTCGAATTGGATCTTAATTGGTGTTACCACATTAAGAATCTTCCAAGCAGCATACAAATGTTGCAATCCCTCACATCTCTTGATTTGTCTCGAACGAGTATAGAAG TTCTTCCCGGAATTTTTAGAGCCTATGGAATGTGTGAAGACTCTCCGTTTAAGTCAAACGAAGATTGA
- the LOC101292914 gene encoding uncharacterized protein LOC101292914 isoform 1, which yields MMLLLFTIQNHDVSLSVEQHFNPLPEDYSVSIVYPGHEIPEQFRCQTEGSSIDIKLPVHPSHTDTNLCQLVLGVVLTVNECDEDEHEYDVTHEYDWCKQCSFKQLIFIPDIIDVKCRFSFTTNNADSSELDFTLPSPGPLPGTRYYKNIKKMPSRFDTSQVFIWYFAHWSSYVRNASQALLNFYLEHKTLGCCFDRIKVKRCGVCLLSSQGEDVKLEEVNQDVGEPN from the coding sequence ATGATGCTTCTGTTGTTTACTATACAAAATCATGATGTAAGTCTCTCTGTTGAACAGCATTTCAACCCTTTGCCTGAGGATTACTCCGTTTCTATTGTCTATCCTGGACATGAAATTCCAGAGCAGTTCAGGTGTCAAACAGAGGGATCTTCAATAGATATCAAGCTTCCTGTGCATCCGTCTCATACAGATACAAACTTGTGTCAACTCGTTCTGGGCGTTGTTCTTACAGTCAACGAATGTGATGAAGATGAGCATGAATATGATGTCACGCATGAATACGACTGGTGTAAACAGTGTTCCTTCAAACAGCTTATATTCATTCCTGACATTATCGACGTCAAGTGTAGATTCAGTTTCACCACCAACAATGCTGACAGCTCTGAATTGGATTTCACTCTTCCTTCGCCCGGTCCTTTACCAGGTACTCGATACTATAAAAATATTAAGAAAATGCCATCACGGTTTGACACATCTCAGGTGTTTATATGGTATTTCGCACACTGGTCCAGTTATGTTCGCAATGCCAGCCAGGCCTTGTTGAACTTTTACTTGGAACATAAAACATTAGGCTGTTGTTTCGATCGCATTAAGGTGAAAAGGTGTGGGGTGTGCTTGCTGTCTTCCCAAGGCGAAGATGTTAAACTTGAAGAGGTCAATCAAGATGTTGGAGAACCAAATTGA
- the LOC101306947 gene encoding uncharacterized protein LOC101306947, with product MGWQGSFSGKSEKPRIVLEAVAGQTPQLNYHVNRTLYEFEYYLADGIYPKWATLVQSIKHPENEAEEYFSTKQEAYRKDVEKAFGILQARFAIIRQPTRGWD from the exons ATGGGATGGCAAGGCAGCTTTAGCGGTAAATCAGAAAAACCAAGAATTGTTCTTGAGGCTGTGGCAG GTCAGACACCACAACTTAACTATCATGTTAACAGAACTCTTTACGAGTTTGAGTACTACCTTGCTGATGGCATCTACCCAAAGTGGGCGACACTTGTGCAATCAATCAAACATCCTGAGAATGAAGCAGAAGAGTACTTTTCCACTAAGCAGGAGGCGTACAGGAAGGATGTTGAAAAGGCATTTGGGATTCTACAAGCACGATTTGCAATTATTAGGCAACCTACAAGAGGTTGGGACTGA
- the LOC101293698 gene encoding protein Brevis radix-like 2-like, with amino-acid sequence MLTCIPCSKQQLNNGSLPHQDDDDGVVATPRTKQALKALTAQIKDMALKASGAYKNCKPCARPCGDHRNRNCADSDTASESAKFHCSYRRTGSANSTPRMWGKEMESRLKALSSGEGTPTSVSGRTESVVLVEDDEPKEWEAQVEPGVLITFVSLPQGGNDLKRIRFSRELFNKWQAQRWWAENYDKVMELYNVQRFNHQEVPLPTPPRDEDESSKVESSRESPVTPPMNKERLPRNIHRPMGVGYSSSDSLDHHPMQSRQYCDTSGLASTPKLSSISGVKTESSSIDGSIRSSSEADRSEVSISNASDMETEWVEQDEPGVYITIRALPGGGRELRRVRFSREKFGEMHARLWWEENRARIQEQYL; translated from the exons ATGCTGACGTGTATTCCCTGCTCCAAGCAGCAGCTCAACAATGGATCTCTGCCGCACCAGGACGACGACGACGGCGTCGTCGCCACTCCCCGGACGAAGCAAGCCCTCAAGGCTCTCACTGCTCAG ATCAAGGATATGGCATTGAAGGCGTCGGGAGCGTACAAGAACTGCAAGCCGTGTGCGAGGCCGTGCGGCGACCACCGGAACCGGAACTGCGCGGATTCCGACACGGCGTCGGAGTCGGCAAAGTTTCACTGCTCGTACCGGAGGACCGGGAGCGCGAATTCGACGCCGAGGATGTGGGGGAAGGAGATGGAGAGCCGGCTGAAGGCGCTTTCGAGCGGCGAAGGGACGCCGACGTCGGTGAGTGGGAGGACGGAGTCTGTGGTGTTGGTGGAGGATGATGAGCCGAAAGAGTGGGAAGCGCAAGTGGAGCCTGGTGTGCTCATCACTTTTGTTTCTCTGCCCCAAGGAGGAAATGATCTCAAGCGCATTCGATTTAG CCGGGAACTGTTTAACAAATGGCAAGCTCAAAGGTGGTGGGCAGAGAATTATGACAAGGTCATGGAATTATACAATGTGCAAAGATTTAATCACCAAGAAGTCCCACTTCCAACACCTCCTAGAGATGAAGACGAG AGTTCAAAGGTTGAATCTTCGAGGGAAAGTCCTGTGACTCCCCCAATGAACAAAGAACGCCTGCCCCGCAACATTCATCGGCCAATGGGTGTGGGGTACTCTTCATCGGATTCACTTGACCACCATCCAATGCAATCCCGTCAGTACTGTGACACCAGTGGTTTAGCTTCAACACCTAAACTTTCCAGCATCAGTGGAGTCAAAACTGAGTCATCATCAATAGATGGTTCTATAAGGAGTAGTTCAGAGGCAGATCGCTCAGAGGTTTCAATTAGCAACGCCAGTGATATGGAGACTGAATGGGTTGAGCAGGATGAACCAGGAGTGTACATCACTATCAGAGCATTGCCAGGTGGGGGTCGGGAGCTCAGACGTGTCCGGTTCAG CCGTGAAAAGTTTGGTGAAATGCATGCGAGATTGTGGTGGGAAGAAAATAGGGCCAGGATTCAGGAGCAGTACTTATGA
- the LOC101306660 gene encoding uncharacterized protein LOC101306660 yields MGLWAQHCPSTILDNSFEVMTGSRNPLKYRLESRGVRQGDPLSPFLFCLAEEVLSHGILHLGDKRSLVNLMGFFEKYGLNSGQFVNKSKSHVYLGKSAVHRRALIYSWLGVPMGKFPFMYLGVPIFVGRPKRVYFQVLTDRIRNAMSNWKGNSLSMAGRVTLVNSVVISMLSHSFTIYAWPKTVLQQVRNWIRNFIWTGNVSCRAYYPVAWKKCCAPLKEGGLGVRNIMALNQAFLLKKFWDFLTKSTTAAVVGNGHSIDFWHGNWLNGSIIDKLGIAHQLGKSLCGKVFDFILKGSWFCSTNLNAELAALWLEILAIQLPSYDIDDKLV; encoded by the exons ATGGGGCTATGGGCTCAG CATTGCCCG TCTACTATTCTCGATAACTCCTTTGAGGTTATGACCGGCTCAAGAAACCCATTAAAGTACCGACTCGAAAG TCGTGGGGTTCGACAAGGTGATCCTTTGTCTCCGTTTCTGTTTTGTCTTGCTGAAGAGGTTCTTAGCCATGGGATATTGCATTTG GGAGATAAAAGAAGCTTAGTGAACCTTATGGGTTTCTTTGAGAAGTATGGACTCAACTCCGGGCAGTTTGTGAATAAGAGCAAATCTCATGTTTACTTGGGCAAGTCAGCTGTTCATCGTCGTGCTCTTATTTATTCTTGGTTGGGTGTTCCAATGGGGAAGTTTCCTTTCATGTACCTTGGAGTGCCAATTTTTGTGGGTCGACCTAAGCGTGTCTACTTCCAAGTCTTGACTGATCGAATTCGTAATGCAATGTCTAATTGGAAGGGGAACTCTCTCTCTATGGCAGGAAGAGTAACACTGGTCAATTCTGTGGTGATTAGCATGCTCTCTCATAGTTTCACAATTTATGCCTGGCCTAAGACCGTCTTACAGCAAGTTCGTAACTGGATTAGAAATTTTATCTGGACAGGTAACGTGTCTTGTAGAGCTTATTACCCTGTTGCTTGGAAAAAATGTTGTGCTCCGTTGAAGGAGGGGGGTCTTGGTGTTCGAAATATTATGGCTCTTAATCAAGCTTTCCTCTTGAAGAAGTTTTGGGATTTCTTAACAAAGTCTACAACTGCGGCT GTAGTGGGGAATGGTCACTCAATTGATTTTTGGCATGGTAATTGGCTCAATGGTTCAATTATTGATAAATTGGGTATTGCGCATCAGCTTGGTAAGTCGCTATGTGGGAAAGTGTTTGATTTCATTTTGAAGGGCTCATGGTTTTGCTCTACTAATCTAAATGCTGAGCTTGCGGCGCTTTGGTTAGAAATTTTGGCTATTCAGCTTCCTTCTTATGATATTGATGACAAGCTTGTTTGA
- the LOC101292914 gene encoding uncharacterized protein LOC101292914 isoform 2, with protein sequence MRLATAFSKCKEIQPHFNPLPEDYSVSIVYPGHEIPEQFRCQTEGSSIDIKLPVHPSHTDTNLCQLVLGVVLTVNECDEDEHEYDVTHEYDWCKQCSFKQLIFIPDIIDVKCRFSFTTNNADSSELDFTLPSPGPLPGTRYYKNIKKMPSRFDTSQVFIWYFAHWSSYVRNASQALLNFYLEHKTLGCCFDRIKVKRCGVCLLSSQGEDVKLEEVNQDVGEPN encoded by the exons ATGCGATTGGCAACTGCATTTTCCAAATGTAAAGAAATACAACCT CATTTCAACCCTTTGCCTGAGGATTACTCCGTTTCTATTGTCTATCCTGGACATGAAATTCCAGAGCAGTTCAGGTGTCAAACAGAGGGATCTTCAATAGATATCAAGCTTCCTGTGCATCCGTCTCATACAGATACAAACTTGTGTCAACTCGTTCTGGGCGTTGTTCTTACAGTCAACGAATGTGATGAAGATGAGCATGAATATGATGTCACGCATGAATACGACTGGTGTAAACAGTGTTCCTTCAAACAGCTTATATTCATTCCTGACATTATCGACGTCAAGTGTAGATTCAGTTTCACCACCAACAATGCTGACAGCTCTGAATTGGATTTCACTCTTCCTTCGCCCGGTCCTTTACCAGGTACTCGATACTATAAAAATATTAAGAAAATGCCATCACGGTTTGACACATCTCAGGTGTTTATATGGTATTTCGCACACTGGTCCAGTTATGTTCGCAATGCCAGCCAGGCCTTGTTGAACTTTTACTTGGAACATAAAACATTAGGCTGTTGTTTCGATCGCATTAAGGTGAAAAGGTGTGGGGTGTGCTTGCTGTCTTCCCAAGGCGAAGATGTTAAACTTGAAGAGGTCAATCAAGATGTTGGAGAACCAAATTGA